Genomic DNA from Dioscorea cayenensis subsp. rotundata cultivar TDr96_F1 unplaced genomic scaffold, TDr96_F1_v2_PseudoChromosome.rev07_lg8_w22 25.fasta BLBR01002036.1, whole genome shotgun sequence:
TGTAgctagattataaaaaaatttggatttatctttgtttaatttaattgatactTATTTCAAGATTATGTTGGATActttaatctatgcttaataCTTGTAATTGATTGATCAACAATTACATGATTGGTAATTCGATTTGAAATTGAGAgatgataattgaattaggtattgatttaaatatcaaacattcatcataagatagagatatatatgagattgtatgcatcattataaatttctaaagcTTAATAAGTTCTATAGATTCATAGTTATCTCATggatgatgttaacttatctaatGGAATAAGTTATTGATGATTGAGAAAGATCATTAGGTAATTTagggaaatttgatgacaacataagaaGAAACATTGATTGAACTAAATGATTTAAATGGAATTAGTCTATGTGAACTCGAAAACCCCAGAATCTCTAAGCATTGATTTCGCCTCTTCTAACTATCTCTCTATTCCTCAAATTAGATATTTCTAGATTAACTTTTTCCAATTTCgttaatcaagtagaattaggATTAGAGTAATTTTAGTAGTTAATAAACTCAATCCTCGCGAGACGATATTATCTTATTATTACATTACTTGTTTACGATAGTGTATACTTGCGttataaaaacacacaacaaaactaccaaattattaaatcaatagtaaatcaatcaaaacccataaGACATTCAAAAGAACCCATTGACGAGAGGTATCTATTGCCAAAACTTGATTCCCTgccaatgattttttaattcattgacTACACTATTTTTTAAACTGCTATCGACCTTGCATGGATGTAAACGAAACGTTGTTTAAAGTATAAATGTCCCCTTTGTCAGAAGATGGACCCTCATCTCTAGCAATATAGAAAGCAGGTTGTTTAGGGAATGGTAGACAAGTTTCATTGTGAAGCATTGAGATTACTGCAGATATGTTTGGCCGGTCTGCTGCATGATCTTGCACACATAATAATGCAACATGAATACATCTTGAGACCTCCTGGGGAGGATATAAATCTCCCAGAATTGG
This window encodes:
- the LOC120257353 gene encoding putative cysteine-rich receptor-like protein kinase 20, whose protein sequence is MINSQNDSSNTAWYILLTCSGYMAPEYAMEGLFSVKSDIYSFGVMLLEIVSGKKNTCFQHANNTVNLLGYAWELWTEGRSLELVDPILGDLYPPQEVSRCIHVALLCVQDHAADRPNISAVISMLHNETCLPFPKQPAFYIARDEGPSSDKGDIYTLNNVSFTSMQGR